The genomic segment GTAAGCTGATGCTCCTCAAATGACATTAAATACTTGCTTTGAACTCTGGGGGTTTAGGCTTtgcaataaatatgtaataaatatctGCAGTACATCCTACATGTTGAGCACTTATCTTTCTCCATTTGAAAGTCTGTCTCCAGAGTCACACTGTCTAAGGGCCGtcccagggggtggggagtagggatTCTGCAGCAGGTCCATTAACAGAGCCATCTTTGTATCCATGTGTTCCTGGAGTTGATATATTCGCTGATCGATGTGGTCCACAAGTTTCTTTTCCAGCAGTTCCATATTTTTAGTAAGAATCTTTTCCAAGTAGGTGCACACAGGTTGCTCTTCCATtctaaaaacaaatgttaaaaaaccAGTATAACAATTATCCCTGGTATCATAACAGAAACAACCGAACTATACTGAAACAAGCAGCCAACGTACACTGCGGAAATCTGTCTCCACAACGGTGCCGTCTGGGTGCAATGTATTTCCGGCTGCCAAATACATCTACCAACAGGCAACCACAACCCTGAATGCCCAAAGCATTCTGTATCTGATTCTTACAACATGTCAAGCATACGAGGGAAATGAGGATAGAACAACGAGGACAGAATGTCTACCCTCACAGAACAAGTCTCTTACAAAGGGTCTTTTGATTTTGAGCCCCAAATCAAAACTGATCTggcccaattttttttaaggtctcCACGTATGTCTTCCAAGAGCTTCCCCAAACAACCCTACAATTTCAAGTTTTGTCCTTGTCACCCGCACAACCTCACTAAATAATGGAAGGTTTTCTAACctaatatgaaaacatttaaaaatgaatgtaactGGAATGGGCAGACAGAAATACAAATAGTAAAAAGGGGCGGCCGGGTAgctcaagtcagttaagcgtctgacttcagctgggCTCATGAGCCCAaggtccctgctcagggaggagtctgcttctccctctgcccctccccccgctcatgctctctctctctcaaataaataaaagctaataaaTAAAAAGCGCTCGTTTCTCAAGCTCACAACCAATGAACACCAGGACAGTGACTTTCAGGGCGTGGTCCATAAAACCCCGGGGTCGCATGACATTTTCAGCTTCCTAAGTGGCAAGTGTTCGTACGCTACTACTAAGATGACATGCGAACTCTTCATCCGGATCCTCATGAACATACACTGACATTTCCCAGAGGCTACACGAGGTGTAGTCACTGCTCAGGTGATCAAAAGAAGTTGTGGTtgagtatttttctgtttcttagacTTTCTGAAGGTAGTCAATTTAgggtataaatattttcttcagacaTCAACCCCGTTTATTCTCAGTACTTCTGCGGTCTTACTAGCTACTGATGCTATACGCTGGACGGCCACATAGATGAGAATGCCACCAGAAGCTAGTGTCGATTCTATACTTTTCACATAATACCATTCTaagttttttttagaaaatatatttctaatacaATTTGTTACGTTACTGTGTAAtgggttgttatttttttttaaagactttatttatttgacagagagagagcacaagcagggggagcagcagagggagacggagaagcgggctccctgctgagcaaggagcccgatgcgcgacttgatcccaggaccctgggatcacgacccgagccgaaggcagccgcttaactgagccacccaggcgccaacgggtttgttatttttaaacaaatgaatccTTTCATATACTCTACATAAATAAAGGGGCTTTAGAGTCCTCAATTATTTTTCAGAACGTAAAGACCAAAACGTTTGAGAACCCCACTCTAGAATATATGAGGGGTTTTTAAAACgcttatttttttttgttccaaATAACTccagattcacaggaagttgtaAAGATACTAGAGTTCCCCAGTACCCTTTCCCCAGTGGTTACATCTCACCTAACTCTGGCAGAATACAAAAGCAGAGAACTGATGTTGGCACGGGGTGCGTGGATGCTGTTCTATCACACGTACACACATTCACGTGAACATCACAACTGAGATACGCAACTCTTCCTTCACGACAAAGAtctccctcctgccacccccTACTGTCACACCCACTCCCCTAACGCCCTCacacctggcaaccaccaatagGGTCTCCATCTCTACAACTTTGAGGAGGTTATGCAAATACAATCACACACAGTGTGACCTCCTGAGATTCTCTTTTGTccctcagcataatgtcctcaggagCCATCCAGGTTATTGCGGGTGTCAGTGGTCCGTTCCTTTTATTGATTACCACCCTGTGatatggatatatcacagtttgtttaactGTTCATCTATTTTAAGACATTTTGGTTGCGTCCAGGTTTTGGCTGTTACATAGAAATAAAGCTTTGCATGAAGAACTGGGCATAGTTTCttgtgtggacgtaagttttcatttctccgGGATAAATGCTCAGGAGTAGGACTGCTGGATCACACGGTAAACGTTTACTtttcaagaaactgccaaagtatTTTTTAGAGTGGCTATAGCATTCTACACCCCCACCGCCAATGTAGAAAAGatgcagtttctccacatcctcatcagcactgggtattgttaccattttttgtttttattttaatcttcaaatAACTGTGCAGtagtatcttgtggttttgatattCATTTCCCTGATAGCCATGAGGTCAATGATGATCATCTTTTCACTTGCTTATTTGGTATGTGTACCCTTTCTAGTAACATGTCTCCATGTCTGTTGCCCATCTTCTGATTGAACTTTTTTCTTACGTGAATTTTGGGAGCTACAGAAATGCAGGCCATTTGTTAAATttgtgacttgcaaatattttctcccactttgtaTCTGTATCTTAATCCTCTTAACGGGGTCTTTCACAAGgcagaagttttacattttgatgggATCCAATATATCAATGTTTCCATTACTGTGATTCTGGTATCACCTAAGGGCCTTTTCCTACTCTGAGGTCCCCAAATGTTCTCCTACATATTACTGGAaaagttttatagctttctgcttgtttgtttttaaagattttatttttaagtaatctctacacccaaggtgagTATCAAactcacaaccacaagatcaagagttgcacgctctgcaaaaaataaataaattaaaaaagtaaaattaaaaattagagaaaaaaaaaagagtcgcatgctcggccgattgagccagccagaagCCCCTATAGCTTTACGTTTTACGTTTAAGTCCATGATCCATGTTCAGTTATAGCTCCTACCATTACTGGAAACAGCTACAGGCAGTAGTTAGTGAAACAAATCTGTTTTCCCCCAACTGATTCTTCCATCTACGAAACCTAAACCACATTTGTCTGAAATACTTACGCAACACCAACAACGCCTTCCCCAGCCTTAGTGATGCCTTCCTGCCACTTGGTGTTACGTCCCACACGGAGATGGTTAACCTGACTACATAAATTCTGGAGAAAAGGCAGCAACTCAGAGTTAGGGACATTTGAGTTGTCACTCGCTTTTTTCGGCAGGAAAGAAGAAACTGCGTTTCTGAGGTCATTCTCAAGAAAAGAATGGTTTTGTGGCACAATGTTATACTCTTGGAGGTCTGTAGTGTTTCCTCCACCCGGTGGCTGTAGACTTTTATCAACGTAAGCGTTTAAGTCTTCAGTCAGGGTTCCAGATGTCAATCCCGTTCTAAAAGGGAAAGGCGTGGAGGGTGACTTGTCTGAGGCTCCTGAAGCGACTGACGACTGTAGGTCGATCATACGTTTGTAGCCAGTATTTCCCAAAGCCGACCGAAGCTGCTCTCCGATGGGAACACAATTCTAAGCAAGGTGAATAAATACATGTTACTATTGGTAGTAGTGACAGCTAACTTTTGGGGTAATTACTGTAAGTCAAAGCAACGTGCACTCTTTCAAATGATCCTCTAAACATCCATATGATGTAGGCTACAATCTTAAGTGGAGGAGACCACAGCTAAGGTGAAACCAAGGCTGAAGGTAACCTGGCTAAAGTAACACAACTAGTGTAACAcaaccagtaagtggcagaacggGGACATGAACCCAGACCACCTAACTCCAGAGTCAAGGCTTTTAATGGTTTCCCTGTAGTTTTTCCTAAcggaaatattaaatattagcaTGCTTAGTAAAGTTGCATTAGCATTAATGTCTCCACTACGAAGGCCTCCTTAATTTATGGTAATAAAACACAGTACTCTCAACTGAGgcacaataattaataatattcttAGATTTAAATATCACCCATCAAGTTTCCCATATAATAAGCTAACCTAAGGAGATCTTTTATAACTAGCTTATCATGGAAGATACACCAGAGAGCTTATATACTAGAAGTTTGATGTTtcggggcacccggctggctcagtcattaaacgtctgccttcggctcaggtcatgatcccagggtcctgggaccgagccccgcatcgggctccctgctcggcgggaagcctgcttctccctctcccgctccccctgcttgtgttccctctctcgctgtgtctccctctgtcaaagaaataaataaaatctttaaaagaagtctGATGTTTCATCAGTACAGTTGCGACATCTGCAATGACTAAAATGAGCCAACTTTTGGCTATGTCTGCCTTAATGATTTGTAGGATAACAGATTATGTTTTACGGCCTCAACTGAACTGGCTATGCTATATCATTTCATGACAGGGTTCTGGCTCACTTCTGTGATGAGGTTACATGGTCTCCCATACAGGGGCATGTTCTTGCTATGCTCCTTGCTATGCTCTTCAGTTCTTCTACAAGAGCAAAGCAAAACTACTTCTAGCCTACGAAACTGCTAAGTTATAGGGCTGTATTCTAAATTGGAAACACAAAACTCTATTCTTATTCGGGAGATATCAACACACCCGTACTCCTGCTCAACACCTACTGAAAGAGACTGAGACAAGTGTTATACAGGTCAGCTAAAGAAACTCAGCACATACATTGTCTAGACACTCTAGAAAGTGATTCCTGGACTGAACCAAACCAAAATTCAtttggtcaacaaatatttaccagaaATCTACTCTGTGCTTCTGGCACAGAAAATACGTgggtgaacaaaacaaatgaaaagcactGATATGTGGAACCAATATGGGAGCAGAGAACAAtggaaagaagcaaggaaggaaggaaagtaggaaggaaggaaggtaggcaGGCAGGCAATATATCATGTGGATGGAGATGGTGATAAATActttagggaaaaataaaggaggcAAGGGGAATAATGAGAGCCAGGGAAGtcggtggcggtggggggggcgggcagcaggagGGTCTCCATGAGACTTCTTTTACTGAACTGTACTTTGGAGGAATACTCTTtatgaaatgttattttcttccaCTGAATGCAAGGTTTGGATAAACCTTAAATTATTCCTAGAAGATGGactgtatataattatataaattacatatattatacattatatatacaatacatttaagtatatacaaaattttaaaattcaacaactCTCCTTTGATAGAAAGAAGCCTTACTCAATCATGATGACAAAGCTAAATTATTTTTGGTAGTGGTAAACAGTCCAAAAAAACCTTaatgacagaaaaatgaaaattcttttaattaaattttatttttagagagagatagcatgattggagggggtggggagaggcagagagagagagagaaagagaatcccaagcaggctccatgcccagtatggaacccgactcggggcttgatctcacgaccctgagatccgtgacctgagccgaaatcaagagtcggacacttaacagactaagccactgAAGGACCCCAGGAAATCGAAAATTTGGTATAAATAGCAGTGAAATCAATGTCAAAATTGTGTATGGCAACTAATTTGGCagaaattttaattaagaaaatgtaaacgCAAATAAGGTGTTTGCTATGTGaggttttcttttctgatatacCAAATTTTGATTAGAAGAAATTCAGTGATTACAAAAATTAGTCATATTTTTCTCAGATGAGAGCTTTTAAGgtaatttccttttcctctttgtattAAGTATCATGGAATTCACAGCTAAGTCTATATGGCAGTGCAATGAATACACCAACTTTAGGTGCTGGTGgctattcttctgtttctttttgtttcatttactcagttcttttaattttcttgtgcTGTCTCACACATGGTGCCATGAAAGGTCCACCAAACCCTTTTAAAAGTAGGCAGGGGAATATgtatgaaataatttatacatatttattgctTAGGATCCAGGTCAGATGTTATATGGAAAACACTTACAGAGTAgcttaaaagaacataaaagcaTTCATGCAAAATTATGTCCACATACCTATACGTGAATATGTAAAGGACCATGTATCTGTGTATACACATCATTTAATACATGTGCACATTTACCCCCAGACTTGTGAAAAATTAAGGGTCTATTTCTGAACATCTTGTCAGATATCTGAAAGGACTGTcaaacttttattataaaaaatttaaacaagtaTCACcttgaaaaagcaagaaaaaaagatatttgtatttCAAAGGTGAAAAAAGTAAACTGTAAATCCTGCATAACTGAGTATGTTTTCTTCGAGAAAAATGGGGTGCATCCTTTCATTCAGGCAACATTAAATGAAAACTATAGGCTAGGCACTTTGATATAGAATTCCTATTCCATTTTGCTAAATTGTAAAGCAAAAGCAAATCAAAGCCAGCAAAATTTaacttgaaatataaagaaataagaaaatactttaaCAAAACTTTTCAGAACACAAGCCACCCCAAAGCACAGGTGAAGCCGGGAAAGGTAGAAGGCTTCTAACAAAGCTTCCCAGGTCACTTCTTTCCCCTTCACGACAGGCCCTGCCCAAATTAATGTAGGAAGGTTCTAAATAGCGTGCGTGGTTACACAGCTTCCACTGAAGGAACAGTTTTGGTCATGAAACATCCCtactatatttatttacttttaacattttatttttaagtaatctctacacctaacgtggggctcgaacttataagcccgagatcgagagtcacacgctctaccatctgagccagccaggtgccccaaaacatccCTACTTTAGACTTAACAAACAGTTACATAGCTTACATGACACTTTCCAGGGAGACATTCCATAGATTCCTGCTTGTTAATAACATGCAATCCTAGAAAACCAGGTATGCCCCGTAAGAATCATCCCATAAAGAGAGCCTCCACACTTGGAAGAGGTCTTTTATTAGCAtgtttaaaagaacatttaactGAATCACCTTCCTTCTTCCGCAGGGTTCCCCAAATGGCCCCATATACAATGATTTcgtggggagtggggggcacgTCACAACACGTGCACTGGATGGAAGGACTTGCATGTATTTCTACATACGCAGGAAACTCTAGGATACACACCAAGCTGGGGAAGAGAATGAAAGCTGGGAGAGcacttttatgatttatttaatgcACTTCTGAATGGATTGATATTAATAGCAGAGAGAACAGGTTATTTTTGGAATTAAACCAAAAAACTTAAagacatgacaaaaaaaaaatctttccatgtTATCTCTTTTTCCAAAGTTTAGTTTTTAGAACATAAAAATCAGTCCATGAGCTGATTTTACCTCATTAACCCTCTCTGATGTTTCCAAAGTCTTgcacacaaaaaataatttcgtcttgttttacattttctatctCCATGGGATCCTTCTCCTCGATCACTTGTTCTTAAAATACACTATGCATTAAGAATCATCTGGGGATGCCTGTTTGATATAATTCCCGGATCCCACCTTCTGGGTTTCAGGTCATTGGTGACAGCCAGGAATCTGCACTTTATAAACATTCCAAGGGATTCTGATACAGGGAAGCTCCTTATCTCTATCATTCTTGAAACAAACCCATTTAACCCTGGGTACCTCCACATTCCAACTACCCCCATTTACTGCCTAATCCCTCAAGAGCTGGTTTCCATATCATGATC from the Halichoerus grypus chromosome 7, mHalGry1.hap1.1, whole genome shotgun sequence genome contains:
- the LOC118521586 gene encoding ATPase PAAT-like isoform X1, which gives rise to METGAEDVGLTRRPMLASSWDAACGALAHSLRLTRADLGARDLDWEEPLAPPAPGCAGPAGTGAAAAGSHDLVVLKSSLNSPDEKPCFLYLRCDPHGGEEIVSVGVLSSARNMEVYLGDEYCGTSRGENVCSDRDNSEHKIIFYKKYLKLESSSHACKVKLLSFGEKQCVFISKIVVQLRRVSTNSSTSSPALGSRIDLQRVQTLMEAMGSKLSPGAQQLMNMVKFQQQNCVPIGEQLRSALGNTGYKRMIDLQSSVASGASDKSPSTPFPFRTGLTSGTLTEDLNAYVDKSLQPPGGGNTTDLQEYNIVPQNHSFLENDLRNAVSSFLPKKASDNSNVPNSELLPFLQNLCSQVNHLRVGRNTKWQEGITKAGEGVVGVAMEEQPVCTYLEKILTKNMELLEKKLVDHIDQRIYQLQEHMDTKMALLMDLLQNPYSPPPGTALRQCDSGDRLSNGER
- the LOC118521586 gene encoding ATPase PAAT-like isoform X2, whose protein sequence is METGAEDVGLTRRPMLASSWDAACGALAHSLRLTRADLGARDLDWEEPLAPPAPGHDLVVLKSSLNSPDEKPCFLYLRCDPHGGEEIVSVGVLSSARNMEVYLGDEYCGTSRGENVCSDRDNSEHKIIFYKKYLKLESSSHACKVKLLSFGEKQCVFISKIVVQLRRVSTNSSTSSPALGSRIDLQRVQTLMEAMGSKLSPGAQQLMNMVKFQQQNCVPIGEQLRSALGNTGYKRMIDLQSSVASGASDKSPSTPFPFRTGLTSGTLTEDLNAYVDKSLQPPGGGNTTDLQEYNIVPQNHSFLENDLRNAVSSFLPKKASDNSNVPNSELLPFLQNLCSQVNHLRVGRNTKWQEGITKAGEGVVGVAMEEQPVCTYLEKILTKNMELLEKKLVDHIDQRIYQLQEHMDTKMALLMDLLQNPYSPPPGTALRQCDSGDRLSNGER